GTTTTACCGTAGAGGAAAAGATGGAAAGTATCCTTTCTTCCCTTCGGAAAAAAAAGGAAGTTTCTTTTCCGGAATTATTCGAACGGGAACGGCCTGAAAAAGCAGAAATCGTTGCCACTTTTCTGGCATTGCTGGAACTAAGTAAGCAGAGGATTCTCCATGCCAAACAGCACAAGTTGTTCGGAGAAATCCGTCTATTTCTGAACGAGGGACATTGGAACGGGACAAAACAGCAATCAAAGGATTGATCGAGGCCTTACTTTTTGTTTCCGGTGAACCCTTAAAATTGGCGAGTATCGCTAAGTCCGCAGGGATCGAAAAAATAGACGCCCGAGAAATTTTGGACGAACTCGTTTTAGATTACTCCGAAAAAAACGGAGGATTTTTGCTCAAGGAAATTGCGGGAGCCTATCAATTTGTAACTAACGAAAGTTTTGCAGAATTACTCGGAAACGTCTTTAGGGAAAAAAGAAGGGAACAACTTTCCAAATCCAATTTAGATACGCTTGCCATCATCGCTTATAAACAGCCTATCACACTTCCGGAAATAGACGAAATTCGGGGAGTTTCTTCCCGCGCTATGGTCACTTCCCTGATCTCTAAAAAGTTAATCAAACCGATCGGGAACAAGGAAG
The nucleotide sequence above comes from Leptospira weilii. Encoded proteins:
- the scpB gene encoding SMC-Scp complex subunit ScpB, which codes for MERDKTAIKGLIEALLFVSGEPLKLASIAKSAGIEKIDAREILDELVLDYSEKNGGFLLKEIAGAYQFVTNESFAELLGNVFREKRREQLSKSNLDTLAIIAYKQPITLPEIDEIRGVSSRAMVTSLISKKLIKPIGNKEVPGRPTLYGTTKEFLIHFGLNKLSDLPAPVEVKELKFENLDDLLEHE